The genomic stretch TCATAAAATGGATCAGCGATCGCATCTAGGAAACTAGCTCGAAATCCTCGGATGGCTTGGTTTTGCATAGTTTAATGGGCAAACACATCGGCATAGCCTAGTAAGTCTAAATATACAATTGTAGGAATATGTGCAAAACAGGCTTTTGCTAAGTCATGGCGGTTTTCTCGAATCAGCATATTAATGAGCTTACGGTATACAGGCAAAAGATATCGGACATCATTTGCAGCATACTTCAATTGTTCTTCAGAAAGTGCATGAACATTCCCCCAGTCTGAAGATTGGGAGGTTTTATCTAGCTCAACTTTTTCGAGTTCGCGTACTAGTTCCTTTAAACCATGCTTGTCGGTGTAGGTTCTAGCTAGCTTGCTAGCGATTTTAGTACAAAAAATTGGATGTGTCGCAATACTAAGATGAGCTTCCAGCATGGCGACATCAAATCTGGCAAAGTGAAAAACCTTCGTAACGTCAGGTGATTCCATTAAGTACTTAAGATTTGGTGCTTCCGTAATTCCCCGTCCAATTCTCACTAAGCTTACGTTCTCAGCATCATTACAAATTTGAATTAAACATAGGCGATCGCGTCTAGGGATCAACCCCATAGTTTCCGTATCAACGGCGATCGCTTCACAACTGAGATATTCTTGCAGGGTTTCAAAGTCAATATCGTTATCAAAAATTTTAAAAGCTGGCATCTTAATTTTTAAGTTAGATTCTTAGGTTAGCTCTAGCAATGTTATACAGCTTATCTCCATTTTATGCTCCTTTAAATTTGCCAAGCTTTGGCAAATTTATAAGACTTTGCGCAATTAAGTAGCTGGGCACAATTAAATATAAAACCCAAAAAGCTGTGGTATATACACAGAGTGCATCACAGCTTTTTGATTATTTTAATATCTCATTAAAATAATTTTGGGAGGTTCACTCCAAAGAGGTTAACTTCCCAAAACTATTTAGAATTGCCATATAGCAAATTTGGCGCAGGATTGGTCAAAATCAGAATCTGATCTAGCAATCCTGCGTTAATTGTGATATTTAGTATTAATCTCAATTTCCATCTATAAAAGTTGACTGAAAAGTAACAAAGTCCTTGTTTAACTTATCAGTACAATTTTTATCCAGCAAATACATGTAGTAAAGGCTTGAGTATGATGGCAATAGTTATACAATGTGTTTAGTAGTGCGCGTCTAGTAGTAAATTATGGTGATTTTGCTGTAAGCATAGGTAAATGGCAAAATCAAAAATCCCCAAAAGCAATTGTTGGGTTTTTAATATTTTTAGCGGATCCTCGACAAACTAAAAAATATTAAAACCTTATTCTAAGGAAAATGATTTACCTTAAAACACTTACAATTGTGGTTCCTAAAATTTTTACAAGGTTTATCTTAGCCTTTTGCCCCAAAATTTTAGGGTAATGTTTTCATTATAACAAAATGAACTTTTTGATAGATTTTTAAGTCATTTCTTAAGTCATCTTTATTTAATTAGTATAATGTTGATCAAACCTTTGGTTTGAGAGCTTTTACTGTTGCTGAGGAATATATCGATATGGCACAGTTTTATAATAACTATGAATCTGGAAACTTCCACGAACAAATTACGGATATAACCTCGAATAGTCTTGAGCAAGCTCAGCAACATATCTATAACTTCTTTCTAAGCATCGTCAAAAATTATCAGGCTGATGAGGTTCTAAATCAGTTTGACAAATTATTTATTAGATATGAAGAAATTGATAGTACTAAAGCCTACTATGCTCTAGGTGAAATCATATTTTATAATAAAGAAGATGAGTTTAAAAATACACTTCTTCGCTGTTGCTATATTCTTAATAACAACTGGGCAATCAATGGCAATATTAATCTTTGTCATCGCTTAGTTGATCTTTTTTTGTCAAATTCTATTGGTATTCCAACCCGTATTTATAAACTTAAAAAGTTAAGAGAATGGCTCCAAAGGTTTGTTCGATCTGAAGAATATAATACCTTGCGATCGCTTTCAGGTAGAGCAGGGGTAAGCAAAAGTTATCATAATTGGTCTGATCGGTTTTCTGCGTATTTATTGACTTCGGAATATACAGATTGCAATAAACCCATCGAACAACGCCAATATGCAGAAACTTTGGCGCGCAAAATCAAAAGACAATTTAAGTTTGATTTGGCTATGTATACGGCGAGGATTGACTCTAATCCAAATGTAAATCCCCATCGCCCAAATCCTACAACATTAGGAGATGGTGTCCTAATTTTAATAAAGAGGGTATTAAATAAACAGGGGCATGAAGACTTGAGGTCTGTCGCAAAGAGATTTCGTCATCATATGAGTGGCATGACTTTAGCGGAATTTAAAGATCATCTCCTCTCATATTTAGGTATTTCACGGGATGATTTAGATATTCCTGAAGTGATGCGCTTAACTGTAGTGGAAAAGTTAAAACATTTTCAAGAACATCAAGATCAGGAATTGATTACGCTTAGCTCAATACATATAGTGTGCAATCGTATTTTGCAATATCTTTTGTTAAATGAGCGCCGTAATCCCTCTGACTTTTTACAATTATCCTTGGAAAGTAATAACTTTCTTGGCTATGTAATTCTATTGCTTAAGGTTGTATTGATATGTCCTAGAAGTCGCTTGTATTTAGAAAGTTATATCGCAGAATTAATTAAGTTCTACAGTTCCTATGATGAAGTGGAATGTCGTTCTTTTATTAACTTTTTGGATGTTGTGAATGTTACCCTAGCAATATTTGATGAGGATACTGACTATAGTTTGGTGAAAATGAGAGATCTTGAAAATGATTTTCCCGATGTAAATTTAGACAACTATCGTGTTTTCTCACAATCAAAGAAATTAGTTGATTTAGCAAGTAAACCACCTAGTTCACAGGATACGAAAACTTTGATTTCCTAAAAAGATAGAAATATCTGAACCTTGTGCAGATATTTCTATGATCATACTGATTCTATCCATTCAAAAATGCGATTCCATGCCCACCAACGATCGCGATCGCCATATTGGTGTTGACATCTCTTACTGCTGACATAACCCACATGACCGCCGTATTGTGTGACTATGAGTTTGATTGCTGGATTGTCTTGAGCAATTTTTTCTAGGTCAGGAATGATCGATGGATCAAACATGGGATCGTCTTGAGCATAAAGAATTAAAGTTGGCTTCTGAAGATGGGGCATGAAATATAAAGGACAACTAGCATCGTAATATTCCTCAACACTAGTAAATCCTAGTTTAGAGATCGTCAGCTCATTATCAAATCCCCAAATGCTATTAGCGCGTTCGACCGCTTCTCGATCAATTGCTTCAGGGTGATTTTTTGCCATAACTCGCCCTAGTTTCTTCAGCTCACGGGCGATCGCCTTTTCTAAGAATTTACCCAGTTCATCTTTGACCAAATAAGTAAGCGATCGATTGGAGTCCACACTAGGGCAAATCACCGCAACACCTGCGATATCCGCAGAGGTAATTGATAAATCACTACCCCAACTAGCGATCGACTCTCCTGCCTTAATTCCCCATAGCGCTAACTGTCCACCGAGAGAATATCCCGTTAGCCAAAATGGTGATGGACATCCTAATTGCTTAGCGGTATTAGCGATGCGAATAAAATCTTCGCCTTCATACAGTCCATCTGAGGTAAGAGTTGGTGACATCTCAGCTGTTTTGCCATGGGCGCGCCAATCAAATAAAACCACTGCATAGCCTTTGTCAAAAGCCTTGCGACCAAGAATTTTGAGAAACCATTGATTATCTAAATCTCCTGTG from Pseudanabaena sp. Chao 1811 encodes the following:
- a CDS encoding YheT family hydrolase, with protein sequence MRTCIHMLYTPPWHLSNGLLMTLYTALRASQKWEDFTIEAEPIYQEHIFTGANGVPIFGKYAIPPNAKGTVVGTYGITGDLDNQWFLKILGRKAFDKGYAVVLFDWRAHGKTAEMSPTLTSDGLYEGEDFIRIANTAKQLGCPSPFWLTGYSLGGQLALWGIKAGESIASWGSDLSITSADIAGVAVICPSVDSNRSLTYLVKDELGKFLEKAIARELKKLGRVMAKNHPEAIDREAVERANSIWGFDNELTISKLGFTSVEEYYDASCPLYFMPHLQKPTLILYAQDDPMFDPSIIPDLEKIAQDNPAIKLIVTQYGGHVGYVSSKRCQHQYGDRDRWWAWNRIFEWIESV
- a CDS encoding ribonuclease H-like domain-containing protein, which gives rise to MKMPAFKIFDNDIDFETLQEYLSCEAIAVDTETMGLIPRRDRLCLIQICNDAENVSLVRIGRGITEAPNLKYLMESPDVTKVFHFARFDVAMLEAHLSIATHPIFCTKIASKLARTYTDKHGLKELVRELEKVELDKTSQSSDWGNVHALSEEQLKYAANDVRYLLPVYRKLINMLIRENRHDLAKACFAHIPTIVYLDLLGYADVFAH